The following proteins come from a genomic window of Nocardiopsis sp. YSL2:
- a CDS encoding DUF6230 family protein, which produces MPKAPDEALTPPEDAPEQNTGAAGTRWRRFALVAVPGLAAAAVLGGMTTQGLLAASFAVSGDNFKMSADELVGDGFSQYGDVANSVDGSARPIGLSTVNSAELDNLCMSSLWDLPIGEATLVINAGESTPVEGTNLVIDIEQLQGNAEFSAIEIGRDASTLDKAEGGQGPAGGFGLQSDSITVTDMEMTTWAVTSGSLRLSGLSLVVKPGNHECF; this is translated from the coding sequence ATGCCCAAGGCCCCCGACGAGGCGCTCACACCGCCTGAGGACGCGCCTGAGCAGAACACGGGCGCCGCCGGCACGCGGTGGCGCAGGTTCGCCCTGGTCGCGGTCCCCGGACTCGCGGCCGCGGCCGTCCTGGGCGGCATGACCACCCAGGGTCTGCTGGCCGCGTCCTTCGCCGTCTCCGGCGACAACTTCAAGATGTCGGCCGACGAGCTCGTCGGCGACGGTTTCTCGCAGTACGGCGACGTCGCCAACTCGGTCGACGGCTCCGCACGCCCGATCGGGCTGTCCACGGTCAACAGCGCCGAGCTGGACAACCTGTGCATGTCCTCCCTGTGGGACCTGCCGATCGGCGAGGCCACGCTGGTCATCAACGCCGGCGAGAGCACCCCGGTCGAGGGCACCAACCTCGTCATCGACATCGAACAGCTCCAGGGCAACGCCGAGTTCAGCGCGATCGAGATCGGCCGCGACGCCAGCACCCTGGACAAGGCCGAAGGCGGCCAGGGCCCCGCGGGCGGCTTCGGCCTGCAGTCGGACAGCATCACCGTGACCGACATGGAGATGACCACGTGGGCGGTCACGTCCGGCTCGCTGCGCCTGTCCGGGCTGAGCCTGGTGGTCAAACCCGGCAACCACGAGTGCTTCTGA
- a CDS encoding SDR family oxidoreductase, translated as MTTPLPRHLRRLPGQNAIVTGASGAFGSATVAVLRHLGVNVVGIDRKAAPGVVECDITDDAQVRAAVAEAVDRLGGTLDLLIHYAGVGPAVDVGGEPDVHAHQALEVNLLGSWRVTAAAMPALLNSRGRIVLTSSLLAHLQLPFAGAYTVSKRAVAAYADCLRAEYGSHIGVTTVYPGYVDTPIHDSSRATGVALDGLVPAERERDTVMSVVRAAGARRAPRDVASTALGTVALHLTRHFPGTTEQIVSLQVGLLLADGAFGDAEIAQGLHERHRGTVQRPAAS; from the coding sequence ATGACGACCCCCCTGCCGCGCCACCTGCGGCGCCTGCCCGGCCAGAACGCCATCGTCACCGGCGCGTCCGGCGCCTTCGGCAGCGCCACCGTGGCCGTCCTCCGCCACCTCGGCGTGAACGTCGTCGGTATCGACCGCAAGGCCGCCCCCGGTGTCGTCGAATGCGACATCACCGACGACGCCCAGGTGCGCGCGGCGGTGGCCGAGGCGGTCGACCGGCTCGGCGGGACCCTGGACCTGCTGATCCACTACGCCGGGGTCGGCCCGGCCGTGGACGTCGGCGGCGAGCCCGACGTCCACGCGCACCAGGCCCTGGAGGTCAACCTCCTCGGCTCCTGGCGGGTCACCGCCGCCGCGATGCCCGCCCTGCTCAACAGCCGGGGCCGTATCGTCCTCACCTCGTCGCTGCTGGCCCACCTCCAACTGCCCTTCGCCGGCGCCTACACCGTGTCCAAGCGGGCCGTCGCCGCCTACGCCGACTGCCTGCGGGCCGAGTACGGCTCCCACATCGGGGTCACCACCGTTTACCCCGGCTACGTCGACACCCCCATCCACGACAGCTCCCGTGCCACGGGCGTCGCGCTGGACGGCCTCGTGCCCGCCGAACGCGAGCGCGACACCGTGATGAGCGTGGTCCGGGCGGCGGGCGCCAGGCGCGCCCCCCGTGACGTGGCCTCCACCGCCCTCGGCACGGTCGCGCTCCACCTGACCCGGCACTTCCCGGGCACCACCGAACAGATCGTGTCGCTCCAGGTCGGCCTGCTCCTCGCGGACGGGGCCTTCGGCGACGCGGAGATCGCCCAGGGACTCCACGAGCGGCACCGCGGCACCGTCCAGCGGCCCGCCGCGTCCTGA
- a CDS encoding four-carbon acid sugar kinase family protein, whose amino-acid sequence MAQVLVVADDLTGANATGARFARTGMRVATVTPEHVSRVADDYDVVVANLDSRHVPAEQAADLVTDVIEAVWPVGLVVKRTDSTLRGNIGAELEAAYDAVRERVPAETRVRVLFVPAFPGSGRITEDGVQLLHGRPLEHTELAQDPLCPMSTSVVADILAEQTALAVRHVPVRQVTQTMLTAELLAGDEPVVVCDASTEQHLTDIADAAAAAHHEDGTVWLAVDPGPTGALLAYALRLRGQAGSRGPLLGVAGSTTDLTRRQLATVARTGAVRFVDLDAVLLSDPDSDHAETVAAELAHQLTSSGFPDFCVLRVVTTSERVRALPAQTRAELPGKVASLVADVVNEVADTTGTHALPSGLFLTGGDLVASLLDELDVHAVDIGGEVVPLAVHGHVGGGPLDGTPIVAKGGLVGDDITLVECLAKLRRAVQTRLHQVHSEVSEHVVPTLLRDPA is encoded by the coding sequence GTGGCCCAGGTCCTCGTGGTGGCAGACGACCTCACCGGCGCCAACGCCACCGGTGCCAGGTTCGCCCGGACCGGGATGCGCGTGGCCACGGTGACGCCCGAGCACGTCAGCAGAGTGGCCGACGACTACGACGTGGTCGTCGCCAACCTCGACAGCCGCCACGTCCCCGCCGAACAGGCCGCCGACCTGGTCACCGACGTCATCGAGGCCGTCTGGCCGGTGGGGCTGGTCGTCAAGCGCACCGACAGCACGCTGCGCGGCAACATCGGGGCGGAACTGGAGGCGGCCTATGACGCCGTGCGGGAACGGGTGCCCGCCGAGACCCGGGTCCGCGTCCTGTTCGTCCCCGCCTTCCCCGGGTCCGGCCGCATCACCGAGGACGGCGTACAGCTCCTGCACGGCAGGCCCCTGGAGCACACCGAACTCGCACAGGACCCCCTCTGCCCCATGTCCACCAGCGTGGTCGCCGACATCCTCGCCGAGCAGACCGCCCTCGCTGTCCGGCACGTCCCCGTCCGACAAGTCACCCAGACCATGCTCACCGCCGAACTCCTGGCGGGGGACGAGCCGGTCGTGGTGTGCGACGCCAGCACCGAGCAGCACCTGACCGACATCGCCGACGCCGCGGCCGCGGCCCATCACGAGGACGGCACCGTCTGGCTCGCCGTGGACCCCGGTCCCACCGGTGCGCTGCTGGCCTACGCCCTGCGCCTGCGCGGTCAGGCCGGATCGCGCGGGCCGCTGCTGGGAGTGGCGGGCAGCACCACCGACCTGACCCGGCGCCAGCTGGCCACCGTGGCCCGGACCGGCGCCGTGCGGTTCGTCGACCTGGACGCGGTGCTGCTGAGCGACCCCGACAGCGACCACGCCGAGACCGTGGCCGCCGAACTGGCCCACCAGCTCACGTCATCGGGCTTCCCGGACTTCTGCGTACTGCGGGTGGTGACCACGTCCGAGCGCGTGCGCGCGCTGCCCGCCCAGACCCGTGCCGAGCTGCCCGGCAAGGTGGCGAGCCTGGTCGCCGACGTGGTCAACGAGGTCGCCGACACCACGGGCACCCACGCCCTGCCCAGCGGCCTCTTCCTCACCGGCGGGGACCTGGTCGCCAGCCTGCTGGACGAACTGGACGTGCACGCCGTGGACATCGGTGGCGAGGTCGTGCCGCTCGCCGTCCACGGGCACGTCGGCGGCGGGCCGCTGGACGGCACCCCGATCGTGGCCAAGGGCGGGCTGGTCGGCGACGACATCACGCTGGTGGAGTGCCTGGCCAAGTTGCGCCGCGCGGTGCAGACGCGACTGCACCAGGTGCACTCGGAGGTCTCCGAGCACGTGGTTCCCACGCTGTTGCGCGACCCCGCCTGA
- a CDS encoding NAD(P)/FAD-dependent oxidoreductase, which produces MTDAPPHYRVAVIGTGFAGIGMAVRLRQAGLADFTVLERAHDLGGTWRDNDYPGAACDVPSHLYSFSFAPNPGWSRSFSPQPEIWEYMKRVAREHGVDRHVRYGHDVTAAHWEPDRNRWRIETTAGTVTAQFLISGAGPLADPSYPDIKGLDTFEGRIFHSAEWDHGHDLTGRRVAVIGTGASAIQFVPRIQPEVGALKLFQRTAPWVMFRHDRDITRAERWLYRNIPLAQQVARKGIYWGRESYILGFAKHPGLLKVVERLGRANIHRSVKDPELRAKLTPDFRAGCKRILMSNDYYPALARPNVDVVTDGIVEVRPNAVVTRDAEGRETEHGVDTIIMGTGFHVSDPPVAQRIHDADGVSLAEHWGTTAQAFRGTTVAGFPNAFILAGPNTGLGHTSQVFMIEAQIRYTMQALKYVCRNRMDRLDARPEAQRAYNEKIAESMEGTVWVSGGCDSWYLNEEGRNTTLWPTFTWDYALRTRWFDPHNYDLRKSRRAAGVR; this is translated from the coding sequence TTGACCGACGCACCACCGCACTACAGAGTGGCCGTCATCGGCACCGGCTTCGCCGGTATCGGCATGGCGGTCCGGCTCCGGCAGGCGGGGCTGGCGGACTTCACCGTCCTGGAGCGGGCCCACGACCTCGGCGGCACCTGGCGGGACAACGACTACCCCGGTGCCGCGTGCGACGTCCCCTCGCACCTGTACTCGTTCTCCTTCGCGCCCAACCCCGGCTGGAGCCGCTCCTTCTCCCCGCAACCGGAGATCTGGGAGTACATGAAGCGGGTCGCCCGCGAGCACGGCGTCGACCGGCACGTGCGCTACGGCCACGACGTCACCGCCGCGCACTGGGAGCCCGACCGCAACCGGTGGCGGATCGAGACGACCGCGGGCACGGTCACCGCGCAGTTCCTCATCAGTGGCGCCGGCCCCCTGGCCGACCCCTCCTACCCCGACATCAAGGGGCTGGACACCTTCGAGGGACGGATCTTCCACTCCGCGGAATGGGACCACGGCCACGACCTCACCGGGCGCCGCGTCGCGGTCATCGGTACGGGAGCGTCGGCCATCCAGTTCGTACCGAGGATCCAGCCCGAGGTGGGCGCGCTGAAGCTCTTCCAGCGCACCGCGCCCTGGGTGATGTTCCGCCACGACCGCGACATCACGCGCGCGGAGCGCTGGCTGTACCGGAACATCCCCCTCGCCCAGCAGGTCGCCCGCAAGGGCATCTACTGGGGCCGGGAGAGCTACATCCTCGGCTTCGCGAAGCACCCGGGCCTGCTCAAGGTCGTGGAGCGGCTCGGCCGGGCCAACATCCACCGCAGCGTCAAGGACCCGGAGCTGCGCGCCAAGCTCACCCCGGACTTCCGCGCGGGCTGCAAGCGCATCCTGATGTCCAACGACTACTACCCGGCGCTGGCCCGCCCCAACGTCGACGTGGTCACCGACGGCATCGTCGAGGTCCGCCCGAACGCCGTCGTCACCCGCGACGCCGAGGGCCGCGAGACCGAGCACGGGGTCGACACGATCATCATGGGCACCGGCTTCCACGTGAGCGACCCGCCGGTGGCCCAGCGCATCCACGACGCCGACGGCGTCTCCCTCGCCGAGCACTGGGGCACGACCGCGCAGGCCTTCCGCGGCACCACCGTGGCCGGGTTCCCCAACGCGTTCATCCTGGCCGGGCCCAACACCGGTCTGGGGCACACCTCCCAGGTGTTCATGATCGAGGCCCAGATCCGGTACACGATGCAGGCCCTGAAGTACGTGTGCCGCAACCGGATGGACCGGCTGGACGCCCGGCCCGAGGCCCAGCGCGCGTACAACGAGAAGATCGCCGAGTCCATGGAGGGCACCGTGTGGGTGTCCGGCGGCTGCGACAGCTGGTACCTGAACGAGGAGGGGCGCAACACCACACTGTGGCCCACCTTCACCTGGGACTACGCGCTGCGGACCCGCTGGTTCGACCCCCACAACTACGACCTCCGCAAGAGCCGCCGCGCCGCGGGCGTCCGTTGA
- a CDS encoding MerR family transcriptional regulator gives MAEYRIDELARLADTTVRNVRVYQDRGLLAPPRRQGRVGIYSEAHLARLRLIGQLLRRGYTFANIGEMFQVWERGGDLSEILGFESAIGDAWTDEIADYITLGDLRELFGKGVTPRTIKRSLDLGVLERDGLRFRVPSPRLLHAGVELVRLGMSVDSVLDIAENLRDKVGHVAEHMVRLVADHIIAEHAPGTVVRSDETAEIAELIRRVRPLAQQAVDAVLAQAMADHLNDVMGEHFAQAMEHLRGEKDLQRGAGGLPGSP, from the coding sequence ATGGCCGAATACCGCATTGACGAACTCGCCCGGCTCGCGGACACGACTGTGCGCAACGTGCGGGTGTACCAGGACAGAGGTCTGCTGGCGCCGCCGCGCCGTCAGGGGCGCGTGGGGATCTACTCAGAGGCACATCTGGCGCGTCTTCGGCTGATCGGCCAGCTGCTGCGTCGCGGCTACACCTTCGCCAACATCGGTGAGATGTTCCAGGTGTGGGAGCGCGGCGGCGACCTCTCCGAGATCCTCGGCTTCGAGTCCGCGATAGGGGACGCCTGGACCGACGAGATCGCCGACTACATCACACTGGGGGACCTGCGCGAGCTCTTCGGCAAGGGGGTGACGCCCAGGACCATAAAGCGTTCCCTGGACCTCGGTGTGCTCGAACGCGACGGCCTGCGCTTCCGGGTACCCAGCCCGCGCCTGCTGCACGCCGGGGTCGAGCTGGTGCGCCTGGGCATGAGCGTCGACTCGGTGCTCGACATCGCCGAGAACCTGCGCGACAAGGTCGGGCACGTCGCCGAGCACATGGTCCGCCTCGTGGCCGACCACATCATCGCCGAGCACGCTCCGGGCACGGTCGTCCGGAGCGACGAGACGGCCGAGATCGCCGAACTCATCCGCCGGGTGCGCCCCCTCGCGCAGCAGGCGGTGGACGCCGTCCTGGCCCAGGCGATGGCCGACCACCTCAACGACGTCATGGGAGAGCACTTCGCGCAGGCGATGGAGCACCTGCGCGGTGAGAAGGACCTCCAGCGGGGAGCCGGCGGCCTACCGGGCTCGCCCTGA
- a CDS encoding GMC oxidoreductase — protein MGTPTAPDPVPAEHDDDRFDYDVIVVGSGFGGSVSALRLTEKGYRVGVLEAGRRFTPDTLPSTSWDLRNFLWAPQLGMYGIQRIHLLRDVMILAGAGVGGGSLNYANTLYHPMDPFFDDPQWRHITDWKSELAPFYDQARRMLGVRTNPTVTPSDEHLRSVAEDMGVGDTFRLTPVGVCFGDGQDGDGTKAAPGETVGDPYFGGAGPERKACTECGECMTGCRHGAKNTLTENYLYFAERDGAEVHPLTSVERLRELPGGGYAVDTVRTDAPRRRENARTFTARQVVVAAGTYNTQTLLHRMRDSGLLPRLSERLGTLTRTNSEALVGAMSKQVPPPEDLTRGVAITSSIHPDANTHIEPVRYGKGSNAMGLLTAMQVPGGGKVPRWLRFLGLALRHPAVFARSFSNRRWSERVIIGLVMQSLDNSLTTSVRRGLLGGRARLTSRQGHGDPNPTWIPAGQEAATRLAERIDGHPGGTWGDVFNIPMTAHFLGGCPIGDSARQGVIDPYHRLYGYPDLHVVDGSAVTANLGVNPSLTITAQAERAMSMWPNKGEPDTRPAQGAGYERVRPVFPHAPAVPAGSFAELRHTTPLPLSVVEPAADTGNPPAAPQDS, from the coding sequence ATCGGCACCCCCACCGCCCCGGACCCCGTTCCGGCCGAGCACGACGACGACCGGTTCGACTACGACGTGATCGTGGTCGGCTCCGGCTTCGGCGGCTCCGTCAGCGCCCTTCGCCTCACGGAGAAGGGCTACCGCGTCGGCGTCCTGGAGGCCGGCCGCCGCTTCACCCCCGACACCCTCCCCTCCACCTCCTGGGATCTCCGCAACTTCCTGTGGGCGCCTCAGCTCGGCATGTACGGCATTCAGCGCATCCACCTGCTCCGGGACGTCATGATCCTCGCGGGCGCGGGCGTCGGCGGCGGTTCCCTCAACTACGCCAACACGCTGTACCACCCGATGGACCCCTTCTTCGACGACCCCCAGTGGCGGCACATCACCGACTGGAAGTCCGAACTCGCCCCCTTCTACGACCAGGCGCGGCGCATGCTCGGCGTGCGCACCAATCCCACCGTCACCCCCTCCGACGAGCACCTGAGGTCCGTCGCCGAGGACATGGGGGTCGGCGACACGTTCCGGCTCACCCCGGTCGGCGTGTGCTTCGGGGACGGACAGGACGGCGACGGCACCAAGGCCGCTCCCGGCGAGACCGTCGGCGACCCCTACTTCGGCGGAGCCGGACCGGAGCGGAAGGCGTGCACCGAGTGCGGTGAGTGCATGACCGGCTGCCGCCACGGCGCCAAGAACACGCTGACCGAGAACTACCTGTACTTCGCCGAGCGCGACGGCGCCGAGGTCCACCCCCTGACCAGTGTCGAGCGCCTGCGCGAACTGCCCGGCGGCGGCTACGCCGTCGACACCGTCCGCACCGACGCCCCGCGCCGCCGCGAGAACGCCCGCACGTTCACCGCCCGCCAGGTCGTCGTGGCCGCGGGCACCTACAACACCCAGACGCTGCTGCACCGCATGCGCGACTCGGGTCTGCTGCCGCGGCTGTCGGAGCGGCTCGGCACGCTCACGCGCACCAACTCCGAGGCACTCGTCGGCGCGATGAGCAAGCAGGTCCCGCCGCCGGAGGACCTCACCCGGGGCGTGGCGATCACGTCCTCCATCCACCCCGACGCGAACACCCACATCGAGCCGGTCCGCTACGGCAAGGGCTCCAACGCGATGGGGCTGCTCACCGCGATGCAGGTGCCCGGCGGTGGGAAGGTCCCCCGCTGGCTGCGCTTCCTCGGCCTGGCCCTGCGCCACCCCGCGGTGTTCGCACGCAGCTTCTCCAACCGCCGCTGGTCCGAGCGCGTCATCATCGGACTGGTGATGCAGTCGCTGGACAACTCGCTGACCACGTCGGTCAGGCGCGGACTCCTCGGCGGCCGCGCGAGGCTCACCTCCCGGCAGGGCCACGGCGACCCCAACCCGACGTGGATCCCGGCGGGCCAGGAGGCGGCCACCCGGCTGGCCGAGCGCATCGACGGCCATCCCGGGGGCACCTGGGGCGACGTCTTCAACATCCCCATGACCGCGCACTTCCTGGGCGGCTGCCCGATCGGGGACAGCGCGCGGCAGGGCGTCATCGATCCCTATCACCGGCTCTACGGGTACCCGGACCTGCACGTGGTGGACGGTTCGGCGGTCACCGCGAATCTGGGGGTCAACCCGTCGCTGACGATCACCGCGCAGGCGGAGCGCGCGATGTCGATGTGGCCCAACAAGGGCGAGCCGGACACCCGCCCCGCCCAGGGCGCCGGGTACGAGCGGGTCCGGCCGGTGTTCCCGCACGCGCCCGCGGTACCGGCGGGCTCCTTCGCCGAACTGCGCCACACGACGCCGCTGCCGCTGTCGGTGGTCGAGCCCGCGGCCGACACCGGGAACCCGCCCGCCGCCCCACAGGACTCCTGA
- a CDS encoding diiron oxygenase, with the protein MTVQTTAKPKLTDREDIAKRLLRGSAKASFDPLVEIDWDAPVDPDMWAIRPERVSLYGTYLWDRLDDAQRKELSRLEVASVATIGIWFETILMQMLVRHAYDHDPTTNHVQYAYTEIADECRHTVMFAKMIEKLGSHAHKLDPAAHHLGRLFKTIAHGPLIFAGALFVEEVLDQIQREAVPDEQILPLVRSVARIHVVEEARHMRYAREEFARDWAGRGPINRAYSRIILGLVTYYSATRLINPKVYAQVGLDPKEAYRVAKANPHWIDTKTWAARKVVGTLSTADAITGLGRYFWRKAGLLGR; encoded by the coding sequence ATGACCGTCCAGACCACGGCCAAGCCCAAGCTCACCGACCGCGAGGACATCGCCAAGCGCCTGCTGCGCGGCTCGGCGAAGGCCTCCTTCGACCCCCTCGTCGAGATCGACTGGGACGCCCCCGTCGACCCCGACATGTGGGCCATCCGCCCCGAGCGCGTGTCCCTCTACGGCACCTACCTGTGGGACCGCCTCGACGACGCCCAGCGCAAGGAGCTCTCCCGCCTGGAGGTCGCCAGCGTCGCCACCATCGGCATCTGGTTCGAGACGATCCTGATGCAGATGCTGGTCCGCCACGCCTACGACCACGACCCGACCACCAACCACGTCCAGTACGCCTACACCGAGATCGCCGACGAGTGCCGGCACACGGTCATGTTCGCCAAGATGATCGAGAAGCTCGGGTCGCACGCGCACAAGCTCGACCCGGCCGCCCACCACCTCGGGCGCCTGTTCAAGACCATCGCGCACGGTCCGCTGATCTTCGCCGGGGCCCTGTTCGTCGAGGAGGTCCTCGACCAGATCCAGCGCGAGGCCGTGCCGGACGAGCAGATCCTGCCGCTGGTGCGCTCCGTGGCCCGTATCCACGTGGTGGAGGAGGCCCGGCACATGCGCTACGCCCGCGAGGAGTTCGCCCGCGACTGGGCCGGCCGCGGCCCCATCAACCGGGCCTACAGCCGGATCATCCTCGGGCTGGTCACCTACTACTCGGCGACCCGGCTGATCAACCCGAAGGTCTACGCGCAGGTCGGCCTCGACCCCAAGGAGGCCTACCGCGTGGCCAAGGCCAACCCCCACTGGATCGACACCAAGACCTGGGCCGCCCGCAAGGTGGTCGGGACGCTGAGCACCGCCGACGCGATCACCGGCCTGGGACGGTACTTCTGGCGCAAGGCCGGACTGCTCGGCCGCTGA
- a CDS encoding DUF4873 domain-containing protein has product MSGFGDDEEEYRGPVTVVLPGDTGGSGDSGGGPPGTGGVAEGAEGTESAAPAAPVPVEVQAHLAGHFSPLTGDYRWRGRLSPSEAVTAAFEDGVRTVLVRTPDGFEGNGVLDDPNLWGGHPVRGAGTPPFAVPRIEIDD; this is encoded by the coding sequence ATGAGCGGGTTCGGCGACGACGAAGAGGAGTACCGGGGACCGGTGACGGTCGTCCTGCCCGGCGACACCGGGGGTTCCGGGGACTCCGGCGGTGGCCCGCCCGGGACCGGCGGTGTCGCGGAGGGCGCGGAGGGCACGGAGAGCGCCGCCCCGGCCGCACCCGTGCCGGTCGAGGTCCAGGCGCACCTGGCGGGCCACTTCTCGCCCCTGACCGGCGACTACCGGTGGCGGGGACGGCTGTCGCCGTCCGAGGCGGTCACCGCCGCCTTCGAGGACGGCGTGCGCACCGTCCTGGTCCGCACCCCCGACGGCTTCGAGGGCAACGGTGTCCTGGACGACCCCAACCTCTGGGGCGGACACCCCGTCCGGGGTGCCGGCACCCCGCCCTTCGCCGTCCCCCGGATCGAGATCGACGACTGA
- a CDS encoding alpha/beta fold hydrolase, which produces MATRHLGRARELQVPSADGTLLHVEVRGPEDGPTVLLSHCWATSLAAWGPVVRALDPALRVVMYDQRGHGRSQAPLTRAGYGTEKLADDLCAVLEATVPEGGKAVVAGHSMGGMSVMASGPRAAFAERAAAVLLTNTGCTELVKRSTAIPLPGPLGTLGSRLFLTAALPLGPANPVTAQLLRFIVLGGAADPQTVRLCARLVHDCPTVPRARWGSVLSALELDDAARRITAPTVVVAGAQDKFTPPWHAHHMAETIPNAEPAIEVPGVAHMGPLECPEVLAGHLERLAVDHLKAELAGA; this is translated from the coding sequence ATGGCAACCCGACACCTGGGCCGGGCCCGCGAGCTCCAGGTCCCGTCCGCCGACGGCACACTGCTGCACGTCGAGGTACGCGGCCCCGAGGACGGCCCGACCGTCCTGCTGTCCCACTGCTGGGCGACGTCACTGGCCGCGTGGGGACCGGTCGTACGCGCGCTCGACCCCGCGCTGCGCGTGGTGATGTACGACCAGCGCGGGCACGGACGCAGCCAGGCACCCCTGACCCGGGCCGGGTACGGCACGGAGAAGCTGGCGGACGATCTGTGCGCGGTCCTGGAGGCCACCGTGCCCGAAGGCGGCAAGGCGGTCGTGGCCGGGCACAGCATGGGTGGGATGTCGGTCATGGCGTCCGGGCCCCGTGCGGCGTTCGCCGAGCGCGCGGCCGCCGTCCTGCTCACCAACACCGGTTGCACGGAGCTGGTGAAGCGGTCGACCGCCATCCCGCTGCCCGGCCCGCTGGGCACCCTGGGGTCGAGGCTGTTCCTGACCGCGGCCCTGCCCCTGGGCCCGGCCAACCCGGTCACGGCCCAGCTGCTGAGATTCATCGTGCTGGGCGGCGCGGCCGACCCGCAGACGGTGCGGCTGTGCGCCAGGCTCGTCCACGACTGCCCGACCGTACCCCGTGCCCGGTGGGGCAGCGTCCTCTCCGCTCTGGAGCTGGACGACGCGGCCCGGCGGATCACGGCCCCGACCGTGGTCGTGGCGGGTGCGCAGGACAAGTTCACCCCGCCGTGGCACGCCCACCACATGGCCGAAACCATCCCGAACGCCGAGCCGGCGATCGAGGTCCCCGGGGTCGCCCACATGGGACCGCTGGAGTGCCCCGAGGTCCTCGCCGGGCACCTGGAGCGCCTGGCCGTCGACCACCTCAAGGCCGAGCTGGCGGGGGCCTGA
- a CDS encoding Gfo/Idh/MocA family oxidoreductase has protein sequence MADASHRPDLGAPDGPELHVALVGYGKGGEVFHAPLIDAVPGLRLAAIVTGNPERRAAAEARYPGVTVYATAADLWADADRYEIAVITTPNDTHAPLARAALDSGLAVVVDKPFALTADEARDLTDHAERAGQVLTVYQNRRWDADFLTLWGLIEEGALGRVHRFESRFERWRPRAKGTWRESGAVSAGAGILYDLGPHLIDQAINLFGPVESVYAEIDSRRTGANADDDVFLALAHRRGARSHLWMSALAAQVGPRFHVLGDQGAFTSHGMDGQEERLVAGERPDADDWGVLPEASWGVLGADGDTRPVPSARGAYPEFYAGVRDAVGEGEPLPVDPHEVIHGLEVIEAAMRGAESGTVQKL, from the coding sequence ATGGCTGACGCATCGCACCGCCCTGACCTGGGCGCACCCGACGGACCGGAACTGCACGTCGCCCTGGTGGGCTACGGCAAGGGCGGCGAGGTCTTCCACGCCCCGCTCATCGACGCGGTCCCCGGACTGCGACTGGCGGCGATCGTCACGGGCAACCCGGAGCGCCGTGCCGCGGCGGAGGCCCGCTACCCGGGAGTGACCGTCTACGCCACCGCGGCCGACCTGTGGGCCGACGCCGACCGCTACGAGATCGCCGTCATCACCACCCCCAACGACACCCACGCCCCTCTGGCCAGGGCCGCGCTGGACTCCGGTCTGGCGGTGGTCGTGGACAAGCCGTTCGCGCTCACCGCGGACGAGGCGCGGGACCTGACCGACCACGCCGAACGCGCCGGCCAGGTGCTCACCGTGTACCAGAACCGCCGTTGGGACGCCGACTTCCTGACCCTGTGGGGCCTGATCGAGGAGGGCGCCCTGGGGCGGGTGCACCGCTTCGAGTCGCGGTTCGAGCGCTGGCGTCCCCGGGCCAAGGGCACCTGGCGGGAGAGCGGCGCGGTCAGCGCCGGCGCGGGGATCCTCTACGACCTGGGGCCGCACCTCATCGACCAGGCGATCAACCTGTTCGGTCCCGTGGAGTCCGTCTACGCCGAGATCGACTCCCGGCGCACCGGCGCGAACGCCGACGACGACGTGTTCCTGGCACTCGCGCACCGCCGCGGAGCCCGCTCGCACCTGTGGATGAGCGCGCTCGCCGCCCAGGTCGGCCCGCGCTTCCACGTCCTGGGCGACCAGGGCGCGTTCACCAGCCACGGCATGGACGGGCAGGAGGAACGCCTGGTCGCGGGCGAGCGCCCGGACGCCGATGACTGGGGCGTGCTGCCGGAGGCCTCCTGGGGCGTGCTCGGGGCCGACGGCGACACCCGCCCGGTGCCCAGCGCGCGCGGCGCCTACCCCGAGTTCTACGCCGGCGTACGCGACGCCGTGGGCGAGGGCGAGCCGCTGCCCGTCGACCCCCACGAGGTGATCCACGGGCTGGAGGTCATCGAGGCGGCGATGCGCGGCGCCGAGAGCGGAACGGTGCAGAAGCTCTAG